The Neisseria sicca genome includes a window with the following:
- the cysD gene encoding sulfate adenylyltransferase subunit CysD, producing MSIQNHHLDWLEAESIYIIREVVAEAKNPALLFSGGKDSVVLLALAVKAFKLEGRPLKLPFKLLHVDTGHNYPEVIQFRDETVARTGVQLVVGSVEDSIKKGTVVLRRESDSRNAAQAVTLVETIEEQGFDALMGGARRDEEKARAKERIFSFRDEFGQWDPKSQRPELWSLYNTRLFSGENMRVFPISNWTELDIWQYIAREKLALSPIYYSHKREVVERGGLLVPVTPLTPKREGEVSQIRDVRFRTVGDISCTCPVASTAATPEDIIAETAAATISERSATRMDDRVSEAAMEERKKAGYF from the coding sequence ATGTCTATTCAAAACCACCACTTAGACTGGCTCGAAGCCGAATCCATCTACATCATCCGCGAAGTCGTCGCCGAAGCGAAAAATCCCGCGCTGCTGTTTTCCGGCGGCAAGGATTCCGTCGTTTTGCTGGCGCTGGCGGTCAAAGCGTTCAAGCTCGAAGGCCGCCCGCTCAAGCTGCCGTTCAAGCTGCTGCACGTCGATACGGGACATAACTACCCCGAAGTGATTCAGTTCCGCGATGAAACCGTGGCGCGCACGGGCGTACAGCTGGTGGTCGGCAGCGTCGAAGATTCCATCAAAAAAGGCACGGTCGTCCTGCGCCGCGAATCCGATTCACGCAACGCCGCGCAGGCGGTTACGCTGGTGGAAACCATTGAAGAACAAGGCTTTGACGCACTGATGGGCGGCGCGCGGCGCGATGAGGAAAAAGCGCGGGCGAAGGAGCGGATATTTTCGTTCCGCGACGAATTCGGACAATGGGACCCGAAAAGCCAGCGTCCCGAACTCTGGTCGCTCTACAATACGCGGCTCTTTAGCGGCGAAAACATGCGCGTGTTCCCCATCTCCAACTGGACGGAACTCGACATCTGGCAATACATCGCCCGCGAAAAGCTCGCGCTGTCGCCGATTTATTACAGCCACAAACGCGAAGTCGTCGAACGGGGCGGGCTGCTCGTTCCTGTTACCCCGCTGACGCCGAAACGCGAAGGCGAAGTTTCCCAAATCCGCGACGTGCGCTTCCGTACCGTCGGCGACATTTCCTGCACCTGCCCCGTAGCCAGCACCGCCGCCACGCCCGAAGACATCATCGCAGAAACCGCAGCAGCCACCATTTCCGAACGCAGCGCCACGCGCATGGACGACCGCGTGTCGGAAGCGGCGATGGAAGAGCGTAAAAAGGCGGGGTATTTTTGA
- a CDS encoding phosphoadenylyl-sulfate reductase has protein sequence MSLFRPQLWTIPTTGEAERRRLPELVATLETRLKHIARRYPQAVFASSLAVEDMIVTDAICRLKLPLRIITLDTGKLNPETAALITAVNVRYQTELEVFHPNPDSARQFEQEFGATAMYDSVELRRRCCHIRKIEPLNRALKNAPAWLTGQRRSQSATRSELDFEETDHSRNIAKFNPIFDWEENDVWAYAQAYDVPLNALYFQGYPSIGCEPCTRPVKADEDIRAGRWWWESKDSKECGLHK, from the coding sequence ATGTCCCTCTTCCGTCCCCAGCTTTGGACTATACCGACGACAGGCGAAGCCGAACGGCGCCGGCTGCCCGAGTTGGTCGCCACGCTCGAAACCCGCCTCAAACACATCGCCCGCCGCTATCCGCAAGCCGTTTTCGCCTCCAGCCTTGCCGTCGAAGACATGATCGTTACCGACGCCATCTGCCGCCTGAAACTCCCCCTGCGCATCATTACCCTCGACACCGGCAAGCTCAATCCCGAAACCGCCGCCCTGATTACCGCCGTCAACGTCCGCTACCAAACCGAGCTGGAAGTCTTCCACCCCAATCCCGACAGCGCGCGGCAGTTTGAACAGGAATTCGGCGCAACCGCCATGTACGACAGCGTCGAGCTGCGCCGCCGTTGCTGTCACATCCGCAAAATCGAGCCGCTCAACCGCGCCCTGAAAAACGCCCCCGCCTGGCTGACCGGTCAACGCCGCAGCCAATCGGCAACCCGCAGCGAATTGGATTTCGAAGAAACCGACCACAGCCGCAACATCGCCAAGTTCAACCCCATTTTCGACTGGGAAGAAAACGACGTCTGGGCATACGCGCAAGCCTACGACGTTCCGCTCAACGCCCTGTATTTCCAAGGCTACCCGAGCATAGGCTGTGAACCTTGCACCCGCCCCGTCAAAGCAGACGAAGACATCCGCGCCGGACGCTGGTGGTGGGAAAGCAAGGACAGCAAAGAATGCGGGCTGCACAAATAA
- a CDS encoding YdcH family protein → MFPEYRDLISKLKQEDAHFARLFDEHNELDDKITGLVNNPVTSGADEIEELKKAKLKLKDELYALLQKASGK, encoded by the coding sequence ATGTTTCCAGAATATCGCGATTTAATTTCCAAATTAAAACAAGAAGACGCCCACTTCGCCCGTCTGTTTGACGAGCATAATGAGTTAGACGATAAGATTACAGGTTTGGTCAATAATCCTGTTACCAGCGGTGCTGATGAGATTGAAGAGCTGAAAAAAGCCAAATTGAAGCTGAAAGACGAGTTGTACGCTTTGTTGCAAAAGGCTTCAGGCAAATAA
- the cysG gene encoding siroheme synthase CysG, translating to MNHYPLFADLNGRPVLLAGAGKVAERKAESLLQAGAAVRVVARELNPVFQKWADEGKIEWLGSEFYDDDLDDVFFAVAATDDYAFNRRIFQAAERRAKLCNTVDTADLCSFTVPAVIDRSPLKIAVSSGATAPVLARKWRQIIETLIPLHTGQMAALAGKWRNAVKANITGTTNRRRFWENLFDSRFNALAAQGNLDAAEAELAAQLDGFGAAKGEVVLVGAGPGDAGLLTLHALQAIQAADVVFHDALVSDDVLSMVRKDADKISVGKRAGSHHVQQEETNRLLVEYARQGLRVVRLKGGDPFVFGRGGEEAQVLRQANIPYRIIPGITAALGATAYAGIPLTHRDCAQSALFVTGHSKHDGHQPDWRTLALDNQTLVVYMGTLKAAETAEKLMAHGRSGDTPVAIVSNGTLPHQSVVTGRLKNLSELAENAPRPALIVIGEVVSLRDELKWFQENPAQSRLHTMHEQAA from the coding sequence ATGAACCATTATCCCCTGTTTGCCGATTTGAACGGCCGCCCCGTCCTGCTGGCGGGTGCGGGCAAAGTGGCGGAACGCAAAGCCGAAAGCCTGTTGCAGGCAGGGGCTGCGGTCAGGGTTGTCGCCCGCGAACTCAATCCCGTTTTCCAAAAATGGGCGGACGAAGGCAAAATCGAATGGCTGGGCAGCGAATTTTACGACGACGATTTGGACGACGTATTTTTCGCCGTCGCCGCCACCGACGATTACGCCTTCAACCGCCGCATTTTCCAAGCGGCGGAGCGGCGGGCTAAACTCTGCAACACCGTCGATACCGCGGATTTGTGTTCCTTCACCGTCCCCGCCGTCATCGACCGCAGCCCGCTCAAAATCGCCGTCTCCAGCGGCGCGACCGCCCCTGTTTTGGCGCGTAAGTGGCGGCAAATCATCGAAACGCTCATCCCGCTGCACACCGGTCAAATGGCGGCGCTCGCAGGCAAATGGCGCAACGCGGTCAAAGCCAACATCACAGGCACGACAAACCGCCGCCGCTTTTGGGAAAACCTGTTCGACAGCCGTTTTAACGCGCTCGCCGCACAGGGCAATCTTGATGCCGCCGAAGCAGAGCTTGCCGCGCAGCTTGACGGTTTCGGCGCGGCAAAAGGCGAAGTCGTCCTGGTCGGCGCAGGTCCCGGCGACGCAGGGCTGCTCACCTTGCACGCTTTGCAGGCGATACAGGCGGCAGATGTCGTGTTCCACGATGCCTTAGTTTCAGACGACGTCTTAAGCATGGTGCGCAAAGACGCGGACAAAATCAGCGTCGGCAAACGCGCAGGCTCGCACCACGTTCAACAAGAAGAAACCAACCGCCTCCTTGTCGAATACGCCCGCCAAGGTCTGCGCGTCGTCCGGCTCAAAGGCGGCGACCCCTTCGTTTTCGGGCGCGGCGGCGAAGAAGCCCAAGTTTTGCGGCAAGCAAACATCCCGTACCGCATCATCCCCGGCATCACCGCCGCACTGGGCGCGACCGCCTACGCAGGCATCCCCCTGACACACCGCGACTGCGCCCAAAGCGCGCTCTTCGTGACCGGACACAGCAAACACGACGGCCACCAGCCCGACTGGCGCACGCTCGCCCTCGACAACCAAACCCTGGTCGTCTATATGGGCACGCTCAAAGCCGCCGAAACCGCCGAAAAACTGATGGCGCACGGACGCAGCGGCGACACACCCGTCGCCATCGTCTCCAACGGCACGCTTCCGCACCAAAGCGTCGTGACGGGTCGTCTGAAAAACCTGTCCGAGCTGGCAGAAAACGCCCCGCGTCCCGCGTTGATTGTTATCGGCGAAGTCGTTTCCCTACGCGACGAATTGAAATGGTTTCAAGAAAATCCCGCGCAAAGCCGCCTTCACACGATGCACGAACAAGCCGCCTGA
- the cah gene encoding carbonic anhydrase — MPCLIRTLPRLTVFLLSTFAAFSAAAHGSHTHWGYTGHDSPESWGELSEEFRLCSTGKNQSPVNITETVSGRLPAIKVNYKPSAVNVENNGHTIQVNYPEGGNTLSVNGRTYTLKQFHFHVPSENQIKGRTFPMEAHFVHLDENRQPLVLAVLYEPGKTNDRLAPIWNVMPMKEGKVNLDKAFDAGTLLPKRLKYYRFAGSLTTPPCSEGVSWLVLKTYDHIDQAQAEKFTRAVGSHNNRPVQPLNARVVIE, encoded by the coding sequence ATGCCCTGCTTGATCCGTACGTTGCCTCGTCTGACTGTCTTCCTGCTGTCCACCTTCGCAGCATTCTCTGCCGCCGCACACGGCAGCCACACCCATTGGGGTTACACCGGACACGACTCCCCCGAAAGCTGGGGCGAGCTTTCTGAAGAGTTCCGTTTATGCTCCACAGGCAAAAACCAATCTCCCGTCAACATTACCGAAACCGTCTCAGGCAGACTGCCCGCCATCAAAGTCAATTACAAACCGAGCGCCGTTAACGTGGAAAACAACGGCCACACCATCCAAGTCAACTACCCGGAAGGTGGCAATACCCTCAGCGTAAATGGTCGCACCTACACCCTGAAACAATTCCATTTCCATGTACCCAGTGAAAACCAAATCAAAGGCCGCACCTTCCCGATGGAAGCCCACTTCGTCCACTTGGACGAAAACCGCCAGCCTTTGGTATTGGCAGTATTGTACGAACCTGGCAAAACCAACGACCGCCTCGCACCTATATGGAACGTGATGCCGATGAAGGAAGGAAAGGTAAACCTCGACAAAGCTTTCGACGCCGGCACCCTGCTGCCGAAACGGTTGAAATACTACCGCTTCGCCGGTTCGCTGACCACACCGCCGTGCAGCGAAGGCGTATCGTGGCTAGTGCTGAAAACCTACGACCACATCGATCAGGCGCAGGCAGAAAAATTCACCCGCGCCGTCGGCTCGCATAACAACCGCCCCGTCCAGCCGCTTAACGCGCGTGTTGTCATCGAATAA
- a CDS encoding 23S rRNA (adenine(2030)-N(6))-methyltransferase RlmJ produces MLSYRHAFHAGNHADMLKHFTLFLTLEYFNLKDKPYWYIDTHSGAGLYDLRGEQAQKVGEYRQGIARLLQADALPSDLSDFTGRLKEILPDENLYCGSPWLARFLTRDCDKLRLFELHPADFAHLQNNMKEARLGKRGQIAQADGYRGLISLLPPPPRRAVVLIDPPYEEKQDYRRVVQTLQDALKRFESGCYLVWYPCLSREESRKLPEQLKKLMPENYLQAELYVHKPREDGFGMHGSGMFVLNPPYLLAKKLADTLPKLTEILAQDDAARFVLDYQIK; encoded by the coding sequence ATGCTCAGCTACCGCCACGCCTTCCATGCCGGCAACCACGCCGATATGCTCAAACATTTCACCCTCTTCCTTACGCTGGAATATTTCAACCTCAAAGACAAACCGTATTGGTATATCGACACCCACAGCGGCGCGGGTTTGTATGATTTGCGCGGAGAGCAGGCGCAGAAGGTCGGAGAATACCGGCAGGGGATTGCACGGCTGCTTCAAGCAGATGCGCTGCCTTCGGATTTGTCCGACTTTACCGGTCGTCTGAAAGAAATCCTGCCCGATGAAAACCTCTACTGCGGCTCGCCCTGGCTTGCCCGCTTTCTCACCCGCGACTGCGACAAACTTCGCCTATTCGAGCTTCATCCTGCCGATTTTGCGCATTTGCAAAACAACATGAAAGAAGCCCGCCTGGGCAAACGCGGGCAAATCGCGCAAGCCGACGGCTATCGCGGACTGATTTCGCTGCTTCCCCCTCCGCCGCGCCGCGCCGTGGTACTGATCGACCCACCCTATGAGGAAAAACAGGATTACCGCCGCGTCGTCCAAACCCTGCAAGACGCGCTCAAACGTTTCGAGTCGGGCTGTTATCTGGTTTGGTATCCCTGCTTGAGCCGCGAAGAGAGCCGCAAGCTGCCGGAACAGTTGAAAAAACTCATGCCCGAAAATTACCTTCAAGCCGAGCTTTATGTCCACAAACCGCGCGAAGACGGGTTCGGTATGCACGGCAGCGGGATGTTCGTCCTCAATCCGCCCTATCTGCTGGCAAAAAAATTGGCGGATACGCTGCCCAAGCTGACGGAAATTCTGGCTCAAGATGATGCGGCGCGTTTCGTTTTAGACTATCAAATCAAATAA
- the dinB gene encoding DNA polymerase IV encodes MSQRKIIHIDMDAFYASVELREQPHLKGLPVVVAWEGARSVICAASYEARQFGLHSAMSVATAKRLCPQAVYVPPHFDLYRQVSAQIHAVFRRYTDLIEPLSLDEAYLDVTHNFKNIPYASEVAKEIRAAIFAETGLTASAGIAPNKFLAKIASDWRKPNGQFVLPPHKVMAFLETLPLGKIPGVGKVTLKKMQSLGMQTAGDLRRFERGELLNHFGRYGYRLYDLARGTDERPVKAERERLQISTEITLPEDLSLEQVAGHLPHLAEDLWRQIERKNVEAKGVTLKLKTHDFRIITRSLTYSSVLPDTDALLCAAQTLMQRVPPQREDAFRLIGIGVNHLVPKDQQQSLWL; translated from the coding sequence ATGTCCCAGCGCAAAATCATCCATATCGACATGGACGCGTTCTACGCATCGGTGGAACTGCGCGAGCAGCCGCATTTGAAAGGGCTGCCCGTGGTCGTCGCGTGGGAGGGCGCGCGTTCGGTGATTTGCGCCGCATCGTATGAGGCGCGGCAGTTCGGGCTGCATTCCGCGATGTCGGTGGCGACAGCGAAAAGGCTGTGTCCGCAAGCGGTGTATGTGCCGCCGCATTTCGATTTGTACCGTCAGGTTTCCGCGCAGATTCACGCCGTATTCAGGCGCTATACTGATTTAATCGAACCCCTGTCGCTGGACGAAGCCTATCTTGACGTTACCCATAATTTCAAAAACATCCCTTACGCCAGCGAAGTTGCCAAAGAAATCCGCGCCGCCATTTTTGCGGAAACCGGCCTGACCGCTTCCGCAGGCATCGCGCCGAACAAATTTCTAGCGAAAATCGCGTCGGACTGGCGCAAGCCGAACGGGCAATTCGTCCTGCCGCCGCACAAGGTCATGGCTTTTTTGGAAACCCTGCCTTTGGGCAAAATCCCCGGCGTGGGCAAGGTAACGCTGAAAAAAATGCAGTCGCTGGGCATGCAGACAGCAGGCGATTTGCGCCGTTTCGAGCGCGGCGAACTTTTAAACCATTTCGGACGTTACGGCTACCGCCTTTACGATTTGGCGCGCGGTACGGACGAACGCCCCGTCAAAGCCGAACGCGAACGCCTCCAAATCTCCACCGAAATCACCCTGCCCGAAGACCTGTCGCTCGAACAAGTCGCCGGACACCTGCCCCACCTTGCCGAAGACCTGTGGCGGCAAATCGAGCGAAAAAACGTCGAAGCCAAAGGTGTAACCCTCAAGCTGAAAACCCATGATTTCCGCATCATCACCCGCTCCCTGACCTACTCTTCCGTCCTTCCCGACACCGACGCCCTGCTTTGCGCCGCGCAAACCCTGATGCAGCGCGTGCCGCCCCAGCGCGAAGACGCCTTCCGCCTGATCGGCATAGGCGTGAACCACCTCGTGCCGAAAGACCAGCAGCAATCGCTTTGGTTATAA